TCTACACATCAACCAGTGATTTCTAACTCGAAATAAGAACACTTTTTTGTGTACGTCGTTCTATAAGCCATGAAGAGCACTGTTGGTGCTCAACTACAACTAAACATGGTACAATATTTGTTCTAACGAACCAAATGGTTAAACTTAAGTCTTGCTTAACCAGCTAAGTTTTTTAGCCTATATCAGGGTAGCAGGTCAAGATTCAGGTTCTGTTTTTATCTCTTATTTCATAGAGTTTACTGTCTCGGAGATCAAACTAATCAGCCTAACCCGTAGGTGAAAGGACAATACAGAATATAccagaaaaatttgaaacatttgaattctaagtcaaaatctaaaaacaagCCCAAGTTTTTTAAGACTactttttttcagttttcaaaactttgttGGTTTTTTGAAACATTGATAGCAAGTAGATAGAAACTTGTTGGAAGTAGTGTTTATAAGCTTGATTTTCATTGCTAAAAAaccaaatgattatcaaacagcaaaaaccaaatgattatcaaacaGGCAGAGAACCAACATAATTTGTCATTGTGCAACATATTTGGGAAAGgaacaaagaacaaattttTGATCTGCAAGTCTCTTCAGTTTATGTTTTCAATTCATACTGGAAGACTACAAgcgagaaaaatgaaaaacttgcCTTTTCTTTGAGAATATAGAGGTGGACCTCCCATTCTCTGCACGAAGAACTCGTACTGGTTTTGAATTGCATCCTCTTTCTTCGAATTCCCAAAAATTGATCGGAACCACTCCTCCTCGTCGTCATACACCCTGGTATTCACGTTGATGGAACAATAAAACACAGCAACCAACATTACAATCAGTTTGATCTCGATGAGATAGAGCTAAAGCATTAACGATATTTCATCAACTGATCCTGGACACATCCATCATCTTGCTTATCAATTAGCCATcaattaaaattcatttccATGTCTActcaaaacaaaaaggaaaaatactAAATCTGATTCGGAATCCACAGCAATTTACTTCCTCGCgggaaaataagaaaacaactCACAACTCAAATCACTTCGCGATGCTGCATTCATGAACAGAAACAGACCTGTTATAGAATTTGGTCGATAGATTGACGAACGTCTGGAGGCCTAACTTCTGAAACAAATTAACTTCATCGATGGCGAAGGCATCTTCACGCTTCACTCCGCTCCACTCGGAAGCCTTATCTTGCAAACTCTGCATCTTCTCTCTCTTGCAGTAGCGAGCGGCTTCTCAGGTTAGTGACTTGATTGTCGAGGCGTTGTTAAGCTAGATTAGACGCCTTCAATGTCGAAGCAGGGAATTTTATAGGGAAGATGAAGCTCCGGGCTAAGATTCTCCGTTCGAGCAGTTTGAGTGGGTTGAATCGTCAGAAACAGCGTTCGCTGGAGAGTGGAGCCACGCCATTGGACGGAGGAATAGAATCTGTGGGCTGCGGGATACCCATGGGCGGCCAGGAAagtattttatgatttatgaattTCATGATGAGCTAATAATGTCGCTCCGTTTGTAAATTAAAGAGTAAAAGTTTGATTCTACATGTCACCATCACCATAACAATTGAGTAGTCGATATCACGACTCGTATTAGAAACGGGAATAGTGGTGACATGCCAGTGTCATCCATCGAGCCATGTCATAGACCAAAAGAGAAGTGTCGTAATACGGTTGATGAAAACGGTGCATCGTCTAATGCATCGAGAGAGTATGAGCACGCTTGTCAAAGTAAGGTATAAGTAAAGCCAAAAACTACTGTATCATTAGTGGTGTCGTTGCCTCGGGTCAACGCCTCGGCCAATTGCCTCAAAAGTTAGAGTTCCATTGTTAGATTCAATAAGCGGGTCTAGAGTTAAAGTTTGTATAGGTAGAATAGGTAAGCTCGCCAAATTTGATGTTAATTGAATACCTAATAGATGCTCCATAATTACATGTCAGTCAAGTTTGCTGCGTGTGGGTATCATATCAAAATATGTCTTATGACACAGTGCATGTTATGGTGTCGGCTCTCTACCGCCCGTGGACATCGTGGTCTAAGTGAGTAACCTCATGGCACAAGCACATGTCATGGCGTGAGCGAGTATTGTAAGACAAACGTCTCCTTTTAGAAATGAGAATCTAAGACGATTTCAAGTTGCACTCCTTCCATGAGTCAAAGTTATGATATAAGATCGAACTTCAGCACAATGTGTATAAATGACTCAATACGGATGCAGAAGAGTTATTGTCTCGATAGTGCCTAATAGGTGGATGTATAAGAGGTTTCAAATATAAAGTTGACTCATAGGTTGATTCTCGATAACAAAGGACATCTTGATGCTCGGGGTGGCATCACAAAACATTTGTCGGATTCCTTC
The nucleotide sequence above comes from Cucurbita pepo subsp. pepo cultivar mu-cu-16 chromosome LG11, ASM280686v2, whole genome shotgun sequence. Encoded proteins:
- the LOC111805124 gene encoding two-on-two hemoglobin-3 — protein: MQSLQDKASEWSGVKREDAFAIDEVNLFQKLGLQTFVNLSTKFYNRVYDDEEEWFRSIFGNSKKEDAIQNQYEFFVQRMGGPPLYSQRKGHPALIGRHRPFPVTHRAAERWLHHMQLALDETPDIDADSKVRMTNFFRHTAFFLVAGDEMKNQNQQTLCKHGIQQPAAQ